From Segatella copri, the proteins below share one genomic window:
- a CDS encoding UvrD-helicase domain-containing protein, giving the protein MSSQLTVYKASAGSGKTFTLAREYMTLVIANPASYRTILAVTFTNKATEEMKMRILGKLYEIAHGLPEANDYVNQIQQALPYLSSKQIQKNAESALHLLIHNYNYFRVMTIDTFFQSVLRNLARELDLTANLRIELNDYQIEQHAVDELIESLEDTDRLLFWIMDYIKENIDDDKSWNVIGQIKKFGENIFKDYYKAHSDKLTELMEQEDFFKDFTDRMKKMRNKAKEQLKEIAATFFDSLEEEGFTSDDLAGKTRGIWSYFNKLKNGKYSDDDLHNDTFCKCRESPEAWVKKSDVKNCTDIFNYVESVLYPILLFAEDNRPRLTRIFKSTDLTIKHLNQLRLLGSIDKKVREMNREANRFLLSDTQTLLNSLIKDSDSPFIFEKIGTQLDHIMIDEFQDTSTIQWKNFKVLLEETMSREDAGNLIVGDVKQSIYRWRSGDWRLLNNIDKEFNKSAKKVSIETLGTNYRSDRNIIEFNNAFFTEAVKLEIEDLKDKCPEECKQLESAYSDVCQQVPDHHSNPNGSISIQLLGGENIEDRMMQTTLDTVDKLVERGVPCNKIAILVRSNRNIQDIAEYFMNHSDYPLVSDEAFRLDASQAVCTLVNALYILVHPNDNIALATLNKFCDTYSVAGNMPEQLLTNRSEYLEMPLFDLTERLFAELKLGEIKDMIKQTAYICTFYDCLSKYLTDNSSDITGFLKEWDNRIHEKSIHSDGDGGIRFLTIHKSKGLEYDHVIMPYCDWQLEKANTIWCTPQEAPYNELPLVPIDFSAKLMKQSIYEADYNHEHLQNIVDNLNLLYVAFTRASHNLIVIGKRANSAYRSAIIESVLDKVASRLEANDVKMELTGIGSDAKTDDISFCYNEIYVPDSSKKSNEKKDTNVLSAYSQPLEIKINVTPEMPEFRQSNQSRDFIKRDETEEQQKFYIKMGTILHNLFSTIRTVDDIDGALKQLELDGLLYDQDLTPEKIKEMIRKRLESPKVAKWFDKELTILNECSILTVENGKVAEYRPDRVMQNSRKETIVVDFKFGKQKVEHHEQVRKYIGLLKSMGHHRVKGYLWYVYPNRIVEVIK; this is encoded by the coding sequence ATGAGTTCACAACTAACTGTTTATAAAGCAAGTGCAGGATCTGGTAAAACATTTACTTTGGCTCGCGAGTATATGACACTCGTGATAGCTAATCCTGCTTCCTACAGAACCATTCTTGCAGTAACCTTCACCAACAAAGCTACTGAAGAAATGAAAATGCGTATCTTAGGAAAATTATACGAAATTGCACACGGACTACCAGAAGCAAACGATTATGTAAATCAAATACAGCAGGCTTTACCGTATCTTTCATCCAAACAAATTCAGAAAAATGCAGAATCAGCACTGCATTTGCTCATACATAATTATAACTATTTCCGGGTTATGACCATCGATACGTTCTTTCAGAGTGTATTGAGAAATCTAGCACGTGAACTTGATCTGACTGCCAATTTACGGATAGAACTCAATGACTATCAAATAGAACAGCATGCCGTTGATGAACTTATAGAAAGTCTTGAAGATACCGATCGTCTACTTTTCTGGATTATGGATTATATCAAAGAAAATATTGATGATGATAAGAGTTGGAATGTCATAGGACAGATCAAGAAATTCGGTGAGAACATATTCAAGGATTATTACAAAGCTCATTCCGACAAGTTGACAGAATTGATGGAACAAGAAGATTTCTTCAAGGATTTTACCGACCGAATGAAGAAAATGCGCAATAAGGCAAAAGAGCAGCTTAAAGAAATTGCTGCTACTTTTTTCGATTCCCTTGAAGAAGAAGGTTTTACGTCAGACGACTTAGCTGGAAAAACGAGAGGTATTTGGAGCTATTTCAACAAGCTGAAAAATGGCAAATACAGTGATGATGATCTACATAATGATACTTTCTGTAAATGTCGGGAAAGTCCGGAAGCATGGGTCAAAAAATCTGATGTAAAAAATTGTACTGATATCTTCAATTATGTAGAATCGGTACTCTACCCTATTCTGCTGTTTGCAGAAGATAATCGTCCAAGACTCACCCGAATCTTCAAAAGTACCGATCTGACCATAAAGCATCTTAATCAGCTCCGCCTTTTGGGAAGCATAGATAAAAAAGTCAGGGAGATGAACAGAGAGGCAAACCGATTCCTTTTGAGCGATACTCAGACCTTGCTCAACTCACTGATAAAGGATAGCGATTCGCCATTCATCTTTGAAAAGATTGGCACTCAACTCGACCATATAATGATTGACGAGTTTCAAGATACTAGCACCATCCAATGGAAGAACTTTAAAGTGCTGCTCGAAGAAACCATGAGTAGAGAAGATGCAGGTAACCTCATTGTTGGTGACGTAAAACAAAGTATTTACAGATGGCGATCCGGCGATTGGAGACTGCTCAATAATATTGATAAAGAATTTAATAAAAGCGCGAAAAAAGTAAGCATAGAAACTTTGGGTACCAACTACCGCTCTGATAGAAACATCATTGAGTTTAATAATGCTTTTTTCACAGAAGCAGTAAAATTGGAGATTGAAGACCTGAAAGATAAATGTCCTGAGGAATGTAAACAGCTGGAAAGCGCATATAGCGATGTCTGCCAGCAAGTACCAGACCACCATTCTAATCCTAATGGTTCTATCAGTATTCAGCTCCTGGGCGGTGAAAATATTGAAGACAGAATGATGCAAACCACATTGGACACTGTAGACAAGTTGGTTGAAAGAGGTGTTCCTTGCAACAAAATAGCAATCCTGGTAAGAAGCAACCGCAACATACAGGACATTGCTGAGTATTTTATGAACCATTCCGACTATCCGTTGGTTTCAGATGAGGCATTCAGGCTGGATGCCTCCCAAGCAGTATGCACATTGGTTAACGCTCTCTACATACTGGTACACCCAAATGACAATATTGCATTAGCAACTCTCAACAAGTTTTGTGACACGTATTCTGTAGCTGGAAATATGCCGGAACAACTTTTGACCAATCGTTCTGAGTATCTGGAAATGCCACTGTTCGATCTCACAGAACGCCTTTTTGCAGAACTTAAACTTGGCGAAATAAAAGACATGATCAAGCAAACTGCCTACATTTGTACTTTTTATGATTGCTTAAGTAAATATCTCACAGATAACAGTAGTGATATCACAGGATTTCTGAAAGAGTGGGATAACCGTATTCACGAAAAAAGCATTCATAGCGATGGCGATGGAGGTATCAGATTCCTTACTATACATAAGAGTAAGGGACTGGAATACGATCATGTTATCATGCCTTACTGTGACTGGCAACTAGAAAAAGCCAACACTATCTGGTGCACACCGCAAGAAGCTCCATACAACGAGCTTCCACTGGTACCTATAGATTTCAGTGCTAAACTGATGAAGCAAAGTATATATGAAGCAGATTATAATCATGAACATCTGCAAAACATAGTCGACAATTTGAATCTGCTTTATGTAGCCTTCACACGTGCCAGTCATAACCTGATTGTAATTGGCAAACGAGCTAATAGTGCATATCGTTCTGCCATTATCGAATCTGTACTCGACAAGGTAGCCAGCCGACTTGAAGCTAATGATGTAAAGATGGAGTTAACAGGAATAGGTTCTGATGCCAAAACAGATGACATTTCTTTCTGCTATAATGAAATATATGTACCTGATTCTTCCAAGAAATCAAACGAGAAGAAGGATACAAACGTGCTCTCAGCCTATTCTCAACCTTTAGAAATTAAAATAAATGTTACGCCTGAAATGCCAGAATTCAGACAGAGTAACCAGAGCCGTGACTTTATAAAGCGTGATGAAACAGAAGAACAACAGAAGTTTTATATCAAAATGGGTACCATTTTGCACAACCTCTTTTCTACAATCCGCACGGTTGATGATATTGATGGAGCCCTGAAACAGTTGGAGTTAGACGGACTTTTATACGATCAAGACCTCACACCAGAGAAAATAAAGGAGATGATCAGGAAAAGACTTGAATCACCAAAGGTCGCAAAATGGTTTGATAAGGAACTGACCATACTAAATGAATGTTCTATCCTGACAGTTGAAAATGGAAAAGTGGCAGAATACCGTCCAGACCGCGTGATGCAAAACTCAAGAAAAGAAACCATCGTGGTAGACTTCAAATTCGGTAAACAGAAAGTAGAACACCATGAACAGGTTAGAAAATACATCGGCTTGTTAAAAAGTATGGGACATCACCGAGTAAAAGGTTATCTATGGTATGTATACCCTAACAGAATAGTTGAAGTAATAAAATAA
- a CDS encoding DUF5686 family protein yields MKKYQTHIILTIIFCMMAFAANARRMSPRDTFSDSVMCLVFKYSQSVDTTGRAEHKSYAYTKFQIKTNKRNATLMLVPTMYAVAHGGGRRFISEYYNQMTLDANGRPVAKRLLNISTIPHRSNTLSSVLKYMTPTVYGETLFETNILSPFHYKNRRYYKYAVTQLPFGKAQVYVYPRLKNTQVIEARAIVDSQSGKISMVDFEGEYDMTRFYISIIMGKDGFGSLSPARCSMRANFSFMGNKITGMYTTVYGLPKILSDSLNNVADTALMAKVRPIELNQDEADIYRKFYEKRKQITDSLNNIIPEKNFAKDILWDVIGDNVLNRISQGFGKQNQGYFRISPILNPLYMGYSERKGIVYKFDLKGGYRFTENLELGLRFKGGYSMKQHRFYFNIPLTFNYNPKHNGYLKLEIGNGNRISNNRVARKMLGISKPEDNDFLYPLFSEYPGLSLPEISTDIDANNRKLTEFKDDYLRLTNHWSFNDYVGFEIGLVSHQRKAVVESFYKLFNYPSKYVSVAPAVALELLPWGKKGSIFKIDYEKGWKNLLGSNIDYERVEADAQTIFQASRRQSYTIRLGAGFYTRKGDHWDFVDYTNFHDVNIPGGWNDSWSGEFELLPSQWYNASDYYVRGNFTYEAPMIATAWLPLIGKYIEAERLYVSSLVVNHLHPYTEWGYGVTTRAITLGFFAAFKNTKFNGIGCRFGFELFRDW; encoded by the coding sequence ATGAAGAAATATCAAACACACATCATTTTGACGATTATCTTCTGCATGATGGCTTTTGCAGCAAATGCAAGAAGAATGTCACCGAGAGACACCTTTAGTGACTCGGTGATGTGTTTGGTATTTAAATATTCACAATCTGTTGACACAACAGGTAGAGCTGAGCACAAAAGTTATGCCTACACTAAATTTCAAATCAAAACAAACAAACGTAATGCAACGCTCATGCTAGTACCGACAATGTATGCGGTGGCTCATGGCGGTGGCAGAAGATTCATCAGCGAGTATTATAACCAAATGACGCTAGACGCAAATGGCAGACCAGTTGCCAAGCGTTTGCTGAACATAAGCACCATTCCGCATAGAAGCAACACATTGTCATCTGTTTTGAAATACATGACTCCAACGGTATATGGAGAAACACTTTTCGAAACTAATATTCTTTCTCCTTTCCACTATAAGAATCGCAGATATTATAAATATGCCGTCACCCAATTACCATTCGGCAAAGCTCAAGTCTACGTATATCCACGTCTCAAAAACACCCAAGTTATTGAAGCACGTGCCATTGTTGATTCCCAAAGCGGAAAGATAAGCATGGTAGACTTTGAGGGCGAATATGATATGACCCGTTTCTATATCTCTATTATTATGGGTAAAGACGGATTTGGTTCACTTTCTCCTGCAAGGTGCAGCATGAGAGCCAACTTCAGTTTTATGGGTAACAAGATAACGGGCATGTATACAACTGTATACGGACTGCCGAAAATATTAAGTGATTCACTCAATAATGTTGCCGACACTGCATTAATGGCAAAAGTGCGCCCTATTGAGTTAAACCAAGATGAGGCTGACATATACAGAAAATTCTACGAAAAAAGGAAACAAATAACAGATTCCTTGAATAACATCATACCAGAGAAAAACTTTGCAAAAGACATACTTTGGGATGTTATAGGTGACAATGTATTAAACAGGATTTCTCAAGGATTCGGAAAGCAAAATCAGGGCTACTTCCGTATCAGTCCTATTCTCAACCCACTCTATATGGGATACTCCGAGCGAAAAGGAATTGTATACAAGTTTGACCTGAAGGGAGGCTACAGGTTTACAGAAAATCTGGAATTGGGGCTTCGCTTTAAAGGAGGTTACAGTATGAAACAACACAGATTTTATTTCAATATACCATTGACATTCAACTATAACCCGAAGCACAATGGATATCTGAAGTTAGAAATCGGTAATGGTAATAGAATATCGAATAATCGTGTTGCACGAAAGATGTTAGGCATCAGCAAACCTGAAGATAACGATTTTCTATATCCACTATTCTCAGAATATCCAGGATTGTCATTACCGGAAATTTCAACAGATATTGATGCTAATAACAGGAAACTGACAGAGTTTAAAGATGATTATCTTCGTCTTACTAACCACTGGAGTTTCAACGACTATGTCGGTTTTGAGATTGGCTTGGTTTCACATCAACGAAAAGCTGTAGTAGAAAGTTTCTATAAACTGTTTAATTATCCAAGCAAATATGTGTCAGTAGCACCAGCTGTAGCTTTAGAACTCTTACCATGGGGTAAGAAAGGCTCCATCTTTAAAATAGACTATGAAAAGGGATGGAAAAACCTACTAGGTTCAAACATAGACTACGAACGGGTTGAAGCAGATGCACAAACTATTTTTCAAGCATCACGCCGTCAATCATATACTATAAGGTTAGGAGCTGGCTTTTATACCCGCAAAGGTGATCATTGGGACTTCGTTGACTATACCAATTTCCATGACGTCAATATTCCTGGAGGCTGGAATGATAGCTGGAGTGGAGAATTCGAATTACTGCCATCCCAATGGTATAATGCCAGTGATTATTACGTTCGCGGAAATTTCACTTATGAAGCTCCCATGATTGCAACTGCATGGCTCCCCCTGATTGGGAAATATATAGAAGCAGAGCGTCTGTATGTAAGCAGTCTTGTTGTAAACCATTTACACCCATATACAGAATGGGGATATGGAGTAACAACAAGAGCTATTACATTAGGATTCTTTGCAGCCTTCAAAAACACGAAGTTTAATGGCATAGGCTGTCGCTTCGGTTTTGAACTATTTAGAGATTGGTAA
- a CDS encoding sigma-70 family RNA polymerase sigma factor — translation MRQLKIQKSITNRNSEALDKYLVEIGRAPMVSIDEEIELAQAIRKGGRAGERAKNKLIEANLRFVVSVAKQYQHQGLTLTDLIDEGNIGLIKAAERFDETRGFKFISYAVWWIRQSILQAIAEQSRIVRLPLNQVGSLNKVNQEINKFEQENQRRPSVEELAARTGVDEDKISQSMAASGHHVSIDAPFSDDDDNSMADVMASGDDARTDKQVDHESMAQDLRQVLKVCLKDRELKIICACYGIGETEKGLEEIGDKMGLTRERVRQIREKSITKLRESGKIGILMKYLG, via the coding sequence ATGAGACAGCTTAAGATACAAAAGAGTATAACCAATCGTAATAGTGAAGCCCTCGACAAATATCTTGTAGAGATAGGTAGAGCCCCTATGGTTTCTATTGATGAAGAAATAGAATTGGCTCAAGCTATCCGCAAGGGAGGTAGAGCTGGCGAAAGAGCAAAAAATAAGTTGATTGAAGCCAACTTACGTTTTGTGGTGTCGGTAGCAAAACAATATCAGCACCAGGGACTCACCTTGACAGACTTGATTGACGAAGGAAACATCGGACTCATCAAAGCTGCAGAACGCTTCGACGAAACACGGGGGTTCAAATTTATCTCATACGCTGTATGGTGGATTCGTCAGAGTATTTTACAGGCAATAGCAGAGCAAAGCCGAATTGTTCGACTTCCTCTCAACCAGGTAGGATCACTCAATAAGGTAAACCAGGAAATTAATAAGTTTGAGCAGGAAAACCAACGTCGTCCAAGCGTTGAAGAACTTGCTGCCAGAACGGGTGTTGACGAGGACAAGATTTCTCAGAGCATGGCTGCCAGTGGTCATCATGTAAGCATCGATGCTCCATTTAGTGATGACGATGACAACTCTATGGCAGATGTAATGGCAAGCGGAGACGATGCCAGAACAGACAAGCAGGTTGACCATGAAAGTATGGCACAAGACCTAAGACAGGTTTTAAAAGTTTGCCTCAAGGATCGCGAACTGAAAATTATCTGCGCATGCTACGGAATTGGGGAAACCGAAAAGGGGCTCGAGGAAATTGGTGATAAAATGGGGCTGACCCGTGAGCGAGTTCGCCAAATAAGAGAAAAAAGCATCACCAAACTGAGAGAATCCGGGAAGATAGGAATCCTTATGAAATATCTTGGTTAG
- a CDS encoding GH25 family lysozyme, translating into MKKKILYITSLVFILLAVASTWSYYCLNPSSDRVNKAKANIKVYSHYELIQNGKTILRFDEDTTTLAANFMNRWALIPSCEGRLAACYNNSISRNHYLGKDADSIFKEKVDSLDSLYRDSKWKVGELNYYIHSHSVLDAGYNFICAYTQHELELRDSAKKLIDSLKHVQKKGHFKLKRSISYQAYYKDENGKWKSQACKLIKAMNRETAQGSRTFQLFSETTPEGVKAISPQLAASLATAHGVTLRRSIDYTLLPDSLGYYRGTTDSIYRPNGHGCWQGYDGTYYEGYWKNGKREGFGFSIAPKKPLRIGEWKNDRYKGERLVYTSERIYGIDLSKYQHGKGRKKYAINWNRLRITHLGRLSKKTVSGTVNFPIRFIYIKSTEGKSLLNPYYRKDYRDAKAHGYKVGTYHFFTTITPAAEQARHFLKHSIIRKGDFPPVLDVEPLPSQIKKMGGAGVLFARIRTWLRIVERTTGVKPILYISQTFVNRYLPKAPDLKHNYQVWIARYGEYKPDIRLVYWQLCPDGRVAGIHGEVDINVFNGYDDAFQSFVKNKTVK; encoded by the coding sequence ATGAAAAAGAAAATATTATATATCACAAGTTTAGTTTTCATTCTGCTGGCTGTCGCCAGCACATGGAGCTATTATTGTCTGAACCCATCAAGTGATAGAGTAAACAAGGCAAAAGCAAACATAAAAGTATACAGTCACTACGAATTAATTCAAAATGGAAAAACAATACTCCGGTTCGACGAAGACACTACGACACTGGCTGCCAACTTTATGAACCGTTGGGCGTTGATTCCTTCATGTGAAGGAAGACTTGCCGCCTGCTACAACAACAGCATCAGCCGGAATCACTATCTTGGCAAAGATGCGGATAGCATCTTTAAAGAGAAAGTTGATTCTTTAGACAGTTTGTATAGAGACTCCAAATGGAAAGTTGGAGAACTGAACTATTATATTCACTCTCATTCTGTTCTGGATGCAGGCTACAACTTTATTTGCGCTTATACCCAACACGAACTGGAACTACGCGATTCTGCCAAGAAACTGATTGATTCCCTGAAACATGTACAGAAAAAGGGACATTTCAAGTTGAAACGCTCCATTTCATATCAAGCCTATTATAAAGACGAGAACGGAAAATGGAAGAGTCAGGCATGCAAACTCATCAAAGCAATGAATAGAGAAACTGCACAAGGAAGCCGCACATTCCAACTTTTCTCAGAAACAACTCCTGAAGGGGTTAAAGCTATTTCACCTCAACTTGCAGCATCTTTAGCAACAGCTCATGGAGTCACACTTCGTCGCTCTATTGATTATACCCTCTTACCTGATTCTCTAGGATATTATCGGGGTACAACCGACAGTATCTATCGACCAAACGGTCATGGATGCTGGCAAGGATACGATGGAACCTATTATGAAGGTTACTGGAAAAACGGGAAACGTGAAGGATTCGGATTCAGCATTGCTCCCAAGAAGCCTTTACGAATAGGCGAATGGAAAAATGACCGCTATAAAGGCGAAAGACTCGTATATACATCGGAACGTATTTATGGCATTGATCTGAGCAAATACCAGCATGGAAAAGGCAGAAAAAAATATGCTATCAATTGGAACCGTTTACGCATTACACATCTTGGCCGCCTCAGCAAAAAGACAGTTTCAGGTACAGTAAACTTCCCTATTCGCTTCATCTATATCAAGAGTACAGAAGGTAAATCGCTGTTAAATCCATATTATAGAAAAGATTATCGTGATGCAAAAGCACATGGTTACAAGGTTGGAACCTATCACTTCTTTACCACCATAACACCTGCTGCCGAACAAGCACGACACTTTCTGAAACACAGTATCATTAGGAAAGGCGATTTTCCTCCTGTTCTTGATGTTGAACCGCTTCCTAGTCAAATCAAGAAAATGGGAGGGGCTGGAGTTTTGTTTGCACGCATTAGAACTTGGCTTAGAATTGTAGAAAGAACAACTGGTGTTAAGCCTATTCTTTACATCAGCCAAACTTTCGTAAATCGCTATCTGCCAAAGGCTCCCGATCTGAAACATAACTACCAGGTTTGGATTGCACGATATGGAGAGTATAAACCAGACATCCGATTGGTATATTGGCAACTCTGCCCCGACGGAAGAGTAGCAGGAATACATGGAGAGGTAGACATCAACGTGTTTAACGGATACGATGACGCTTTTCAAAGTTTTGTTAAGAACAAGACCGTAAAATAA
- the tilS gene encoding tRNA lysidine(34) synthetase TilS, which yields MNKIENIVKKYIIHHGMFKWQTPYIVALSGGADSVALLLILKNIGLNISAAHCNFHLRGEESDRDEQFCVNLCQQQGISLSRIHFDTYAYAHLHKVSIEMAARNLRYNYFAQLVKDLHAGGICVAHHRDDNVETLLLNLLRGSGVDGLAGIAPKNGNILRPLLCISRQDILQYLKEKKQDFVTDSTNLEDDALRNKIRHHVVPLLESINPAASENIALTAKYIRQAKRILESMDSISTTDSNRKVIYIPKVSVMNAPSPEFILHKELGRYGFHGNVIDDICESLFSQDRGVGKIWKNEDYMIVIDREQLLISNIKDLNNIQEQRAFRLPEEGIYNMDEGTQIKIRIFSHMGDFMPSKESQCITLDAEKVSFPLTYRLVKEGDRFQPFGMKGSKLLSDYMTDRKFDYIQKKTQHVLTDSKGEIIWLIGERTSEKTKITEATKKILEVIIK from the coding sequence ATGAACAAAATTGAAAATATCGTCAAAAAATATATTATTCACCATGGTATGTTCAAGTGGCAAACACCATATATCGTTGCCTTGTCCGGAGGAGCCGATAGCGTTGCCCTATTGCTTATCTTGAAAAATATAGGACTGAATATTTCTGCTGCGCACTGTAACTTTCACCTTCGCGGCGAAGAGAGTGACAGAGACGAGCAATTTTGTGTAAATCTGTGCCAACAACAGGGAATCAGTTTGTCTCGAATCCATTTTGATACTTATGCTTATGCCCATTTGCACAAGGTAAGTATCGAAATGGCTGCACGCAACTTACGCTACAACTATTTTGCCCAATTAGTAAAAGACTTGCATGCAGGAGGCATTTGTGTGGCCCATCATCGCGATGACAATGTAGAAACTTTACTTCTGAATCTGTTAAGAGGATCTGGAGTAGACGGATTAGCAGGCATCGCCCCCAAAAACGGAAATATTCTGCGCCCTCTTCTCTGCATCAGCCGACAGGATATATTACAATACCTAAAAGAAAAAAAGCAAGATTTTGTCACAGATTCAACAAATTTGGAAGACGATGCTTTAAGAAATAAAATTCGCCATCATGTAGTACCTCTTTTAGAAAGTATCAACCCGGCAGCAAGTGAAAATATCGCTCTCACAGCCAAATACATACGCCAAGCGAAAAGAATACTTGAGAGCATGGATAGCATCAGTACAACCGACTCTAATAGGAAAGTTATATATATCCCTAAAGTATCTGTCATGAATGCTCCAAGTCCGGAATTCATACTCCATAAAGAATTAGGCAGATATGGTTTTCATGGCAATGTCATTGATGACATCTGTGAAAGCCTCTTCAGTCAGGATCGTGGTGTCGGTAAAATCTGGAAAAACGAAGACTATATGATAGTCATCGACAGAGAACAGCTATTGATCTCTAACATAAAAGACTTGAATAACATTCAGGAGCAAAGAGCGTTCCGACTGCCAGAAGAAGGCATTTACAACATGGACGAAGGAACCCAAATCAAGATAAGAATCTTCTCGCATATGGGTGACTTCATGCCAAGCAAAGAATCGCAATGTATCACTTTGGATGCTGAAAAAGTCAGTTTCCCCCTCACCTATCGACTGGTAAAAGAAGGCGATAGATTTCAACCTTTCGGCATGAAGGGTAGCAAACTGTTGAGTGACTATATGACCGATAGGAAATTTGACTATATACAAAAGAAGACACAGCATGTATTAACTGATAGTAAAGGTGAAATCATCTGGCTTATCGGCGAACGTACGTCCGAAAAAACAAAGATTACCGAAGCCACCAAGAAAATATTGGAGGTCATCATCAAATGA
- the kdsB gene encoding 3-deoxy-manno-octulosonate cytidylyltransferase: protein MKFIGIIPARYASTRFPGKPLAMLDGKPVIQHVYEKVASCLEAAYVATDDERIFNAVEAFGGKAVMTRKDHKSGTDRIEEAIEKIGGDWDVIVNVQGDEPFVDKSQLETICQCFDDPTTQIATLGKAFTSMEAVKNPNSPKIVVDNQGFAMYFSRSMIPYVRGKEEEEWLKSFPYLKHLGIYAYRKEVLKEVTKLPQSSLEIAESLEQLRWLQNGYKIKVGTTDVETVGIDTPEDLQRAEDFLKNRK from the coding sequence ATGAAATTTATAGGAATTATTCCAGCAAGATACGCATCAACACGTTTCCCGGGAAAGCCACTTGCCATGTTAGATGGCAAACCAGTGATACAGCATGTTTATGAGAAAGTAGCAAGTTGTCTAGAAGCAGCCTATGTTGCAACAGACGATGAGCGAATTTTCAATGCTGTAGAAGCATTTGGCGGTAAAGCTGTTATGACGCGCAAGGATCATAAGAGCGGTACTGACCGCATAGAAGAAGCTATCGAAAAAATTGGTGGAGACTGGGATGTCATTGTCAATGTTCAAGGAGATGAACCTTTTGTTGACAAGAGTCAATTGGAAACCATCTGCCAGTGTTTTGATGACCCAACAACCCAAATTGCCACTTTAGGAAAAGCTTTTACCAGTATGGAAGCTGTAAAAAATCCTAATAGTCCAAAGATTGTTGTAGACAATCAAGGCTTTGCTATGTATTTCTCTCGCAGCATGATTCCATACGTAAGAGGAAAGGAAGAGGAAGAATGGCTCAAGAGTTTTCCTTATCTGAAACATTTGGGCATCTATGCTTACCGCAAAGAAGTTTTAAAAGAGGTAACCAAACTGCCACAAAGCTCACTAGAAATAGCAGAGAGCCTGGAACAACTTCGATGGCTGCAGAATGGCTACAAGATAAAAGTTGGTACTACAGATGTAGAAACTGTAGGCATCGACACGCCAGAAGATTTGCAGCGGGCAGAAGACTTTTTGAAAAACAGAAAGTAA